The region AGTTTTGCGCTCCTCTTGTAGCTGTTTCGCCCGTGCCACACGAGCAGTTTGACCAAGTGATAAAACTGCTCAATCGAGAAATCAGCAGCCAAACTTGCCTGGCGACCTTCCTTGCCGACAATACCGACACCCACGTCAGCTGCTTGAATCATGGACACGTCGTTGCCTCCGTCGCCGATGCAGCACACCCTCTTCTTGGTGTAttccttgatgagcttggcaaCCTCGGCCTTTTGCGTAGGCGAGCATCGACAAGCTACGACGGTGGGCAGCTGCACGGCAATAGAAATGAATTCGATTCGGAAATGAGTCagcaggagctggaggctcTCGCCGTCAATGAGAAGGCATGCATCTGTTTTGCCGCGTAGAAAGTCGAGGTGTTCCTGGGCGCCGTCCTTGcgcttgagcttggcaacGGTGTAAATGTACTGTCCGCGAGCAACGAGCTTGGAGCTGACGGCCACACAGCGAGCGGTTTCAACCTTGTCTCCTGTCAGCATCCAAATCTTGATGCCGGCGTTACGGAGAAGCTCCAACGATGGCTTGACGTCCTTTTGCAGCTTGTCCTCAACACCAGTGACGCCGAGCAGTTCGAGGTCGTTTTCGAGATAGTGTGACACGACGCGCTGGATGCCGCTCTCTCGGTTCGCAATCGACATGGACGCTTCCTGGTGCTTGGATGAGAACTCCTGATATTGCTGGTACGAGAGCTTCTTACGGCCCACGACCAGGGTTCGCAATCCTTCTCTAGCCATGTTTGCCGTTTCCTCGTCGAGCCAGTCATTGGCAGCCACTATTGTGCCCATGACAGTATCTGCACCTTTTTGGTAGAACCAGATCTCGCCAGAGCTCAGGCTTGGATTAGTATTAGTCATGTCGTCATGAAAGTGAACTATGATGCCCATGCGCTTGCCGTCAGACGTAAAAGGGAAGACTTCGAGAATGCGGACACGGACGACGGGACGGCCTGTTTCGGTTGATTCAAGGGTCATGCTCTTTCGGTCGCGGTATGCCAACTTTAGCCCGACGGACTCTGTCCATTTAACAATCGCAATTTCGTCAGGTGACGATGCCTGGTACGATGTCACTTCTTTGCCCTCTTCAGTATCGACGGTGGGTGTGACGTTGTGACACAAGGCCagagcaagaacaacatcTCGCACACGAGCTCCAATCTCACGCCTTGTGCGGGTGGCACCCACATTGACGGTGGTTGAAAAGGTCGAGGATGGTGTCACCAGCATAGTTTGCGAAGCTGGATCCGTTGTAGGTTGAATGTGGAATCCTTGATGGACATAGGACTTGACTTCGTCCATGGCCTCATTGGCATACGACACGGTGCCAACATGGACCTTTTTCATCTCCATGTCGTTTTGCGTCAGGGTTCCCGTCTTATCGCTGAGCAGATACTCGATCCGCCCCAGGTCCTCAGGTATAGTACTGGTCCGTACCACAGCACCAGGGATACCAGGATCGCGCTGGATGAATCTCGAATACGCGCTCTTGCCCATGTCGAGGTTCACGCGCAAACTAATTGGTACGATTGTTGAGAACAGGACCAAGAAGCGCATGATCTTAATATACCACACGTTGCCGGTCGTATTTTCGAACCCTTCCAGCGCAACAAGGACAACTGACAAAGCCAACGTGAGGGCGCACAAAATCTTGGTCAGAGAGTTGATTTCGTATTCGAGTAGACCTGTTTTGGACCGCGATGGTGAGGTGGACAGAGCCGACCTCGTCTGCGGGCCAGTGTACAAGACGACTGCCAAGGTGGTTCCTTGGGACGCGATAATTGTATTAGCCCAAGCCGTATTGTCGATAGACAAGCCCGCCGAATTCGAGCTGTCGTCTTGCTGAAGCATCGCCTGATGGCTGGCGGCATCCTGTCTTGTCGGGAGCAGTTCCACCGTGCCGGCAAACTCGTTGACCTTTTTATCCGGCTTTCCACCAGTAACTCTCAGCCGAACAAACTCTTCAGGGGGTATGTTTTGTGTCAGTGCCGAGGCCAGCCTCAGCTTCCAGTCAGTCTCACCATCGAGCTGATCGGTTCTGATGAATGTCTCACCAGATCCTCCGCCAGCATCACTCTCGTCCTTTTGCGCATCCGCTTCCGGTTGCTTTCCCTTGCCATCGGACTCATTCTCGGTAAAGGCGAGGAGCGTTTCCTCTTGTGCCGGTTCCTTGGTAGGAGTGGACGATGTAGGGCCTTCTGCATTGTAGCACTGTAGTATGACCACATCAGCTGGCACTCGCTGTCCCTTGCTGAGTTTGAGGACATCGCCAACTTTGAGGTCCTTTGACTTGCGATTCGCTTCCTGAACAAAAGATGAAGGGTGGTACGTatcatcttcctcttgaATATCAGTCAGGTCATGTCGTGACTCCCTTTGTCTCCGTGACCCCCTTTTGCTAAAGGAAACCGATTTGAGCGGTCGACGGGGGGCCCGAACAGACGCAGGTCGTGCCTCGGGGTCTGCAAATGTCAGCACTCGGTATTCCTCCGAGTTGGCCTCGTTGTCTCTTCGCCTCCTCTCAATGTCGTCGTACGCCTCCTTCCCCATAGTGATGCAAAGAACAAAAGCCAGAGGCGCTATGTATGTAGATAGATAACCAATTCGAAGAGCGGGAATCGCTTGCGAAAGTGCGACTAGAAGAAAGTacatgttgaagaagaaggagaattCATTGTACAAGGTTACGGGAAGAAAGGTGAGAGCTGTGTATTTTGCGTTGGAGACAATGTTGGCTGGGAATCGAGTCGACTGGGTAGATCCAACGGCTACGTGTCTGGATGCTGAAGGgtcgtcctcgtcttgtCCATCTACAGCTTCATCGTCTCCctgtggcggcggcggcttgTTTCCGGACAAAAAACTGGGTAGTCGTatgctggacatggacagcCGGCGACTTTGCGATCTTTGATGGCTGCCCAGCAGCGGCGCATCATCGTCTGCGCGGTTTCCCCCAGCTCCATCATGGTCATCTAGCAGCCCGCGGGTATGCTCGTCGAAGTCGTCACGATTCTGACCCAGTTCCCCATATCCGCGACGACCGCGCTTGCTGGCACGTCGCAACCCTCCCATGCGCAGGTTCCGAAGGGCTATTCTTGACGGTTTCGGTTCGGCAGAGGCAGATGTCTGTTCTCGATGTGAGCCCCTAATATTCTCGGTTGAGATGGGGTCCAGTTCGTGGACGTCGAGATCCAAGTCGGAGTCGGAGTCGGAATCATGCGTGGGAGATTCGGGGGGCTCGGCAGGACGGTAGGGAGGTGTCGAAGGCATGCCGCATCAACGTTTCCTGCCCAACGTGCAAGACAAAAACTGTTGGGGCTGCTTGTGTGAGGTCTGCAAGCTGTATGTGATGCGctggcgttgttggcgtcgCCTGGATGACCATGCTGCACTGCGCTGTGGCAGCTCTATGGTATTGCACGTGGATGTCGGAGCTGCTGATCAACGAAGAATGGTGTAAATGGCTTGGCGCATTGTCTGTATGTTTTGGAAAGGTGAAGGGTGAAGAAGATACAAAGGCGTAATTATTCTGTCACTGTTATGCGGTGCAACAGTAGATGGGCAATTCAATTCACTCTGATCCTTGGGTTGTCGAGGGTAAAAGGGAGGCTTTATGCTGCCAAGGGAACGcgagacgatgatgaggccAACGTGGATGCAT is a window of Pochonia chlamydosporia 170 chromosome 5, whole genome shotgun sequence DNA encoding:
- a CDS encoding phospholipid-translocating P-type ATPase, flippase (similar to Coccidioides immitis RS XP_001239149.1) encodes the protein MPSTPPYRPAEPPESPTHDSDSDSDLDLDVHELDPISTENIRGSHREQTSASAEPKPSRIALRNLRMGGLRRASKRGRRGYGELGQNRDDFDEHTRGLLDDHDGAGGNRADDDAPLLGSHQRSQSRRLSMSSIRLPSFLSGNKPPPPQGDDEAVDGQDEDDPSASRHVAVGSTQSTRFPANIVSNAKYTALTFLPVTLYNEFSFFFNMYFLLVALSQAIPALRIGYLSTYIAPLAFVLCITMGKEAYDDIERRRRDNEANSEEYRVLTFADPEARPASVRAPRRPLKSVSFSKRGSRRQRESRHDLTDIQEEDDTYHPSSFVQEANRKSKDLKVGDVLKLSKGQRVPADVVILQCYNAEGPTSSTPTKEPAQEETLLAFTENESDGKGKQPEADAQKDESDAGGGSGETFIRTDQLDGETDWKLRLASALTQNIPPEEFVRLRVTGGKPDKKVNEFAGTVELLPTRQDAASHQAMLQQDDSSNSAGLSIDNTAWANTIIASQGTTLAVVLYTGPQTRSALSTSPSRSKTGLLEYEINSLTKILCALTLALSVVLVALEGFENTTGNVWYIKIMRFLVLFSTIVPISLRVNLDMGKSAYSRFIQRDPGIPGAVVRTSTIPEDLGRIEYLLSDKTGTLTQNDMEMKKVHVGTVSYANEAMDEVKSYVHQGFHIQPTTDPASQTMLVTPSSTFSTTVNVGATRTRREIGARVRDVVLALALCHNVTPTVDTEEGKEVTSYQASSPDEIAIVKWTESVGLKLAYRDRKSMTLESTETGRPVVRVRILEVFPFTSDGKRMGIIVHFHDDMTNTNPSLSSGEIWFYQKGADTVMGTIVAANDWLDEETANMAREGLRTLVVGRKKLSYQQYQEFSSKHQEASMSIANRESGIQRVVSHYLENDLELLGVTGVEDKLQKDVKPSLELLRNAGIKIWMLTGDKVETARCVAVSSKLVARGQYIYTVAKLKRKDGAQEHLDFLRGKTDACLLIDGESLQLLLTHFRIEFISIAVQLPTVVACRCSPTQKAEVAKLIKEYTKKRVCCIGDGGNDVSMIQAADVGVGIVGKEGRQASLAADFSIEQFYHLVKLLVWHGRNSYKRSAKLAQFVIHRGLIIAVCQTMYSIARKFEPEGLYKDWLLVGYATIYTAAPVLSLVLDKDVDENLANLYPELYKELTEGRSLSYRTFFVWVFVSIYQGSMIQGLSQILTEVDGPKMVAVSYTVLVLNELIMVAIEITTWHPVMILSILGTFLVFVGSVPFLGGYFDLKFVITWGFVWRIFAIGAVSLIPPYAGKLIRRAIKPPSYRKVQNR